One genomic region from Chthonomonas calidirosea T49 encodes:
- a CDS encoding cysteine desulfurase family protein, translated as MQLPIYLDHAATTPVLPEVAEAMMPFLVQTYANPSAAHALGIEARHAVEEARGIVAEAIHAYPDEIVFTSGGTESDNAAIYGVAYALENRGRHILSSPIEHHAVLEPLQYLAQRGWEIEMLPVSSEGLVAPEEVARRIRNDTVLVSVMHANNEIGTVQPIEAIGAICREKGVLFHTDAVQSFGYLPIDVRKMNIDLLSLTAHKFYGPKGIGVLYVRSGIPFEPYQKGGGQENGRRGGTLNVPGIVGLGKAVTMVMEQREGESARLQRLRDHFIAAVEQAIPEATLTGHRQYRLPNNVHFCFKGIEGESLLLSLDAEGICASAGAACSAGSHEPSHVLQAIGVPPDRLRGALRLSLGRATTEEALEYCLHVLQKAVGALRQKQRVQT; from the coding sequence CTCCCGTCCTTCCCGAAGTCGCAGAGGCCATGATGCCTTTCCTGGTCCAAACCTACGCGAACCCCTCCGCCGCCCATGCACTAGGGATCGAGGCACGCCATGCGGTGGAGGAGGCGCGGGGGATCGTGGCTGAAGCCATTCACGCTTACCCTGACGAGATCGTGTTTACTTCAGGCGGCACCGAATCGGATAACGCAGCCATCTATGGGGTTGCCTACGCTCTTGAAAACCGCGGACGCCATATCCTTTCAAGCCCCATCGAGCACCATGCCGTTCTCGAACCGCTCCAGTACCTTGCACAGCGCGGATGGGAAATAGAGATGCTGCCCGTTTCCTCAGAAGGCCTCGTTGCTCCTGAAGAGGTCGCGCGTCGCATTCGTAACGATACCGTCCTGGTCAGCGTCATGCACGCTAACAACGAGATCGGCACCGTGCAGCCCATTGAGGCCATTGGGGCGATCTGCCGGGAAAAGGGAGTGCTGTTTCATACCGACGCCGTACAAAGCTTCGGCTATCTACCTATAGATGTGCGCAAAATGAACATCGATCTCCTGAGCCTTACCGCCCATAAATTTTATGGCCCTAAAGGCATCGGCGTCCTCTATGTGCGATCGGGTATCCCTTTCGAGCCGTATCAAAAAGGCGGCGGACAAGAGAATGGACGACGCGGTGGCACCCTCAACGTGCCCGGCATTGTGGGGTTGGGCAAAGCCGTGACTATGGTAATGGAACAGCGTGAGGGAGAGAGCGCAAGGCTCCAACGGCTTCGTGACCACTTTATCGCGGCGGTTGAACAGGCCATTCCTGAAGCCACACTCACCGGCCATCGCCAATACCGCTTGCCTAATAACGTTCACTTCTGCTTTAAAGGCATTGAAGGCGAATCGCTACTGTTGAGTTTGGATGCCGAAGGAATCTGCGCTTCGGCTGGCGCGGCCTGCTCGGCAGGCTCTCATGAGCCCAGCCATGTGCTACAGGCTATCGGCGTGCCGCCCGATCGCCTACGCGGCGCTCTACGCCTCAGCCTAGGTCGCGCTACCACCGAAGAGGCATTGGAGTACTGTTTGCATGTCCTCCAGAAGGCCGTAGGAGCCCTACGTCAAAAACAGCGCGTGCAAACCTAG
- a CDS encoding DUF4380 domain-containing protein → MRSLYREFGVFLLLFFMASASAYCDVSVRQITYAGWQNAYQLSNGDVELVVVPQIGRIMRYGPVGGPNMLWNNPTMLGKTASLEAAAKEWPNFGGDKLWPAPQSVWNWPPDPYLDSAPQTVRVLPNHHLLVIGQASPQSGIRFEREIALAPKGDEVTLVNIMINTSSKPVKWAIWEIFQANDPLRVYLPTNISGHFAEGYLKMSDALPPVDRIHGQLVLSRSHTMSYKVGSDAPDILLRALVSGYTVSLTAKLLKGTYPDGGCTMEVYSNPDAAPYMEMELLAPIVELRPGEQTRFITQWHLGPPQGP, encoded by the coding sequence ATGCGAAGTCTCTATCGCGAGTTCGGTGTCTTTTTGCTTCTGTTTTTCATGGCCTCCGCCTCGGCCTACTGCGATGTCAGCGTCCGTCAGATAACCTATGCAGGCTGGCAAAACGCTTACCAACTTAGCAATGGAGACGTGGAGCTTGTGGTTGTACCTCAAATCGGGCGCATCATGCGCTACGGGCCGGTTGGAGGCCCCAATATGCTGTGGAATAACCCCACGATGCTTGGCAAAACAGCCTCTCTTGAGGCCGCAGCCAAGGAGTGGCCTAACTTCGGCGGCGATAAGCTCTGGCCAGCTCCCCAGTCGGTGTGGAATTGGCCTCCCGATCCTTATCTCGACTCGGCTCCCCAAACCGTACGGGTGCTGCCTAACCATCACCTTCTTGTTATAGGCCAAGCCAGCCCGCAAAGCGGCATCCGCTTCGAGCGTGAAATCGCCCTCGCCCCCAAAGGCGATGAAGTTACCCTCGTCAACATCATGATCAATACTTCCTCAAAGCCGGTTAAGTGGGCTATTTGGGAGATTTTCCAGGCGAACGATCCGCTGCGCGTCTATCTACCTACTAATATCTCCGGCCACTTCGCCGAAGGCTATTTGAAGATGTCGGATGCCCTCCCTCCTGTAGACCGCATTCATGGACAACTTGTTCTTTCTCGCTCCCACACCATGAGCTATAAAGTAGGCTCTGATGCGCCGGATATTCTGCTTCGTGCCCTTGTTTCGGGCTACACGGTGTCTTTAACAGCGAAACTTTTAAAGGGCACTTACCCTGATGGTGGTTGCACTATGGAGGTCTATTCCAATCCGGATGCTGCTCCCTATATGGAAATGGAGCTACTCGCTCCTATCGTGGAGCTTCGCCCTGGAGAACAGACCCGATTCATCACCCAATGGCATCTTGGCCCACCCCAAGGGCCCTAA
- a CDS encoding sigma-70 family RNA polymerase sigma factor, which produces MNDYAVVPVRSDASVSQESSARPNDTEELFSEEDALEREPNDELIRLYDSEKAIAKTDPLFPDEEETEAIPAPHLVDQEVGVALDPVEETLHHDETVQLWMSRARGAQLLTAEEEVQLARAVQRGDKQAKDKLTEANLRLVVSIAKKYSVRGIPLPDLIQEGNIGLIRAVEKFDPDKGYRFSTYATWWIRRAIARAIINQGRTIRIPVYVAEIIHKIVKASSRLRQQLMRDPTVEEIARELEIPVERVNEIMRIALEPLSLETPVGEKDNSQLADFIQSQTAVSPSEATLNLIRREQIEEVLNKLTPREKEVLRMRYGLDDGYARTLEEVGMRLHVTRERVRQIELRALKKLRHLGSESLMRQ; this is translated from the coding sequence ATGAATGATTACGCTGTTGTTCCGGTGCGATCGGATGCCTCCGTTTCGCAAGAATCGTCTGCCCGCCCCAACGATACCGAAGAGCTGTTTTCCGAAGAGGATGCCTTGGAGCGTGAGCCTAACGATGAGCTAATTCGGCTTTACGACTCGGAAAAGGCGATTGCAAAAACCGATCCCCTCTTCCCGGATGAGGAAGAGACCGAAGCCATTCCTGCCCCTCACCTAGTCGATCAAGAGGTCGGTGTTGCGCTCGATCCGGTCGAAGAGACCTTGCATCACGATGAAACCGTGCAACTTTGGATGAGCCGCGCACGTGGTGCGCAGTTGCTGACTGCAGAAGAAGAGGTTCAGCTAGCGCGCGCCGTGCAACGAGGCGACAAGCAGGCCAAAGATAAACTGACAGAAGCCAATCTGCGCCTGGTCGTCTCCATCGCTAAAAAGTACAGCGTTCGCGGAATCCCCCTACCCGACCTCATTCAAGAGGGGAACATCGGCCTTATCCGTGCGGTCGAAAAGTTCGACCCGGATAAAGGCTACCGATTCAGCACCTATGCCACCTGGTGGATACGCCGCGCCATCGCGCGCGCCATCATTAACCAAGGGCGCACCATTCGCATTCCCGTCTACGTTGCGGAGATCATTCATAAAATCGTCAAGGCGTCGAGCCGACTCCGTCAACAGCTTATGCGCGATCCCACCGTGGAGGAGATCGCACGTGAGCTTGAGATTCCGGTTGAGCGCGTGAACGAGATCATGCGCATCGCCCTTGAGCCTCTCTCTTTGGAAACCCCCGTCGGCGAAAAGGATAACAGCCAACTTGCCGACTTCATTCAGTCGCAGACGGCGGTTTCTCCCTCTGAAGCCACGCTAAACCTCATCCGAAGAGAGCAGATCGAGGAAGTTCTCAATAAGCTTACTCCGAGGGAGAAAGAGGTGCTACGGATGCGTTATGGCCTCGACGATGGCTATGCACGTACCCTTGAAGAGGTGGGAATGCGACTGCATGTTACGCGTGAACGGGTACGCCAAATAGAGCTACGTGCCCTGAAGAAGCTGCGCCATCTCGGCTCCGAATCCCTCATGCGACAGTAA